A genomic window from Candidatus Woesearchaeota archaeon includes:
- a CDS encoding class I SAM-dependent methyltransferase has translation MNSWDPVWEDIYASREWGKYPPEELIRFIARTFYAIPDHKDIRILDLGCGSGAATWYVAREGFSAFGIDGSPSAISRARERFNQDGLSGTFTVGDMVALPYPSGFFDAVIDICAIQHNTLNHAHSILQEVLRVLKPGGKLFSMLINTQSRFVETTNPFDGKGVLHLYTREDINHLFAPLKKLTLDTSTYTDLGNSVSHYIIKAEKKQ, from the coding sequence ATGAACAGTTGGGATCCGGTCTGGGAAGATATCTACGCATCGCGTGAGTGGGGAAAATACCCTCCTGAAGAGCTTATCCGGTTCATTGCACGGACTTTTTATGCAATACCTGACCACAAGGATATCAGAATCCTTGACCTTGGCTGTGGCAGTGGCGCGGCAACATGGTATGTTGCGCGGGAAGGTTTTTCTGCCTTTGGCATCGACGGTTCGCCCAGTGCCATCTCTCGGGCCCGGGAACGTTTTAACCAGGATGGGCTTTCAGGCACTTTTACCGTGGGAGATATGGTCGCCTTACCCTATCCATCTGGTTTTTTCGACGCAGTGATTGATATCTGCGCCATTCAACACAACACGCTCAACCATGCTCACTCTATTCTTCAAGAAGTCCTGCGCGTGCTCAAACCGGGCGGTAAACTATTCAGCATGCTTATCAACACACAGAGCCGGTTTGTAGAAACTACTAACCCCTTCGATGGCAAGGGTGTTCTGCATCTGTATACCCGCGAGGATATCAACCACCTGTTTGCACCCCTCAAAAAATTGACACTAGACACCAGCACCTACACTGATCTTGGCAATAGTGTTTCTCACTATATCATCAAAGCAGAAAAAAAACAATAG
- a CDS encoding polysialyltransferase family glycosyltransferase, with protein sequence MSIADKKEGLYQCTEKLNDIDALTSITYDGVPLWWFYQIRFMRDALPEQFDNFEQIVKMQGKSALTRKLHHLRQTAGALMLARFLKINERMKQRMTKGQPTAPFTEQNTEQKNKKRALFLVHTIALDLAQKPFAIDRMQTVYEQLRKDRALATDILVVDPLSARFRPGLRRFPNLIYPWITKSMQAKTETAARQLHATWKKRKQDVLNATAHATDFEPALDFFFSKEMIYATILYYETFKRVLQETNTRALLIYSPAGVIDRCAIQAAHQCGIPTIRLTHGMGISTTLWTYPETFHVLANSDIEKERYIQLGAPPENVRVIGPVFLEGIQEYIARSKQQKYNKKKNKNKKPTILFCTAPIVQENIVKKERYFDVIRKMLDDLSSVNNNVCEVQVKLHPIEKYYDEYEKIIAEMPNKNITVIRGTLGKKQLYDLIERCDVFVSFFSTTLFEANLLNKPTILVELYDRNVVDNEGIFYGSSDAVLKIEPDYHNHELRTTLERVLTDTKLQKTLSYKRKEFIQKFFYKVDGKAPQRAAQEIRAIVQSYQKNKKHQKNIRSGREDVDGEVRS encoded by the coding sequence ATGAGTATTGCTGATAAAAAAGAAGGATTGTACCAGTGCACAGAAAAGCTCAATGATATTGACGCACTGACGAGTATCACATATGATGGCGTTCCGCTCTGGTGGTTTTATCAAATTCGGTTTATGCGGGACGCACTACCCGAGCAATTTGATAATTTTGAGCAGATAGTAAAGATGCAGGGAAAAAGTGCGCTTACCCGAAAACTGCACCACCTTCGCCAGACAGCAGGAGCGCTCATGCTTGCACGTTTTTTGAAAATAAATGAGCGTATGAAACAGCGCATGACAAAAGGGCAGCCGACAGCCCCATTCACTGAACAAAACACTGAACAAAAAAATAAAAAGAGGGCGCTATTTCTGGTGCACACCATCGCGCTCGATCTTGCGCAGAAACCATTTGCCATCGACCGCATGCAAACTGTGTATGAACAACTCCGCAAAGATCGCGCACTGGCAACGGACATTCTTGTTGTTGACCCGCTTTCAGCGCGGTTCAGGCCTGGTTTGCGCAGATTTCCGAATCTTATCTATCCATGGATAACAAAGAGCATGCAAGCAAAAACAGAAACAGCAGCACGGCAGTTACATGCGACATGGAAAAAGAGAAAACAAGATGTGCTAAACGCAACAGCACACGCTACTGATTTTGAGCCGGCACTCGATTTCTTTTTCTCAAAAGAGATGATATATGCAACCATTTTGTATTATGAAACATTCAAACGAGTACTGCAGGAAACAAACACTCGCGCTCTGTTGATATATTCTCCAGCCGGTGTCATTGACCGCTGTGCCATACAGGCAGCCCATCAATGTGGAATTCCAACGATTCGCCTGACACACGGTATGGGCATTTCAACGACACTGTGGACCTATCCGGAAACATTCCATGTTCTTGCAAACAGCGACATTGAAAAGGAACGGTATATCCAACTTGGCGCACCGCCAGAAAACGTGCGCGTTATCGGACCGGTGTTTTTGGAGGGCATACAGGAGTATATTGCGCGGAGCAAACAACAGAAGTATAACAAGAAGAAAAACAAGAACAAGAAACCAACCATTCTTTTCTGTACGGCGCCGATTGTCCAAGAGAATATTGTCAAGAAAGAACGCTATTTCGATGTTATCAGAAAAATGCTGGATGATCTCAGCAGCGTCAACAACAATGTATGTGAAGTGCAGGTGAAGTTACACCCGATTGAAAAATACTATGATGAGTACGAAAAGATCATAGCCGAGATGCCGAATAAGAACATCACAGTTATTCGAGGTACATTAGGAAAGAAGCAGTTGTATGATTTGATTGAAAGATGTGATGTGTTCGTATCATTCTTTTCAACAACACTCTTTGAGGCAAATCTTCTCAACAAACCAACGATTCTCGTCGAGCTGTATGACCGAAACGTTGTTGATAATGAGGGAATCTTCTATGGTTCAAGTGATGCGGTGCTGAAAATTGAGCCAGACTACCATAACCATGAACTCCGCACCACGCTGGAACGGGTGCTCACTGATACCAAGCTCCAGAAAACACTGAGCTATAAACGAAAAGAGTTTATACAAAAATTTTTCTACAAAGTGGACGGCAAGGCGCCGCAGCGAGCAGCACAGGAAATACGCGCAATTGTGCAATCATATCAGAAAAATAAGAAGCATCAGAAAAACATCAGAAGCGGCCGCGAAGATGTCGATGGCGAAGTGCGTAGCTGA
- a CDS encoding glycosyltransferase family 4 protein, with amino-acid sequence MKAMNILLMSPTFFPVRGGTEQVLAEIAKRLAKKNGVTLITPWLKGANDTRYEKELSTHIIRIPSINITGLNVVIPQFALLFYLPYFFLKQRLSGKKIDVVHLFHIYNLGGIVALWEKIMRFPLVISLTGWDTYDPVKPLPKAINPYLAWVMNSADAVTTMCTHMKKSAEAQGCRKEIALIPHGTTMPELKEKKGFDLRKKYGIEQDRKIVFSLQRLFPRKGMEYLIRAIPLVIQKNSNVTFVIGGKGPEKERLETLSRELGVETHIVFAGFIPDDELKNYYAAANLFALPSLYEGFGVVYVDALSCGVPVVTTRCGGPEDIITHDNGILVPIRDEQAFADALICALEKQWDKKKISKSAQQYDWKKIVEQYQEIYQKGCGGQGIR; translated from the coding sequence ATGAAAGCCATGAATATCCTCCTTATGAGCCCGACGTTTTTTCCGGTACGCGGCGGCACGGAACAAGTACTTGCGGAGATAGCGAAGCGGCTGGCCAAAAAAAACGGTGTCACGCTTATCACTCCATGGCTCAAAGGGGCAAATGATACACGGTATGAAAAAGAATTGAGCACCCATATCATCAGGATTCCGAGCATCAACATAACCGGCCTGAATGTGGTCATCCCGCAATTCGCATTGCTGTTTTATTTGCCGTATTTTTTCCTCAAACAACGGCTTAGCGGGAAAAAGATTGATGTTGTACACCTATTCCACATCTATAATCTCGGTGGTATTGTGGCGCTGTGGGAAAAAATCATGCGTTTTCCGCTCGTCATTTCGCTCACTGGGTGGGACACGTATGACCCTGTCAAGCCGCTGCCAAAAGCGATTAACCCCTATCTCGCATGGGTGATGAACAGCGCTGATGCAGTCACCACGATGTGCACGCATATGAAGAAAAGCGCAGAAGCACAGGGGTGCAGAAAAGAAATAGCGCTTATTCCCCACGGCACCACGATGCCGGAGCTGAAAGAAAAAAAAGGGTTTGACCTGCGGAAAAAGTATGGCATTGAACAAGACCGAAAAATAGTTTTTTCACTTCAGCGCCTGTTTCCCCGCAAAGGGATGGAGTATCTCATCAGGGCAATTCCACTGGTGATCCAAAAAAATTCGAATGTGACATTCGTCATCGGCGGCAAGGGACCTGAAAAAGAAAGATTAGAAACTCTTTCCAGAGAATTAGGCGTCGAGACGCATATTGTCTTTGCTGGTTTTATCCCTGACGACGAGCTCAAGAATTATTATGCTGCAGCAAACTTGTTTGCCCTGCCAAGTTTATACGAGGGCTTTGGAGTGGTGTATGTGGATGCGCTGTCCTGTGGTGTGCCAGTGGTAACAACGCGCTGTGGCGGACCGGAAGACATCATCACTCATGATAATGGAATTCTGGTGCCAATCCGCGACGAACAGGCGTTTGCCGACGCTCTGATTTGTGCGCTTGAAAAACAGTGGGACAAAAAGAAGATAAGTAAAAGCGCGCAGCAATATGATTGGAAGAAAATTGTTGAACAGTATCAAGAAATATACCAAAAAGGGTGTGGCGGACAAGGAATCAGATAG
- a CDS encoding polysaccharide biosynthesis protein: protein MTNASFYQDKEVLVTGGCGSIGSEIVRQLIGLGARIVKVFDNDEEGHFNLQHDLPSEKIRHLIGDVRSKQRLDFAMKNVDIIFHAAALKHVPLCEYNPFEALQTNVIGTQNALDSAREHNVKHFVFISTDKAVNPINTMGATKLLGEKLTLTADLGPTVTKFACVRFGNVLGSSGSVIPIFKRQIQKGGPVTLTSPHMTRFCMSLSEAVSLILRVPPIMQGKEIFILKMKALKVKDLADVLIEELAPKHGHASSSIVLKEIGIRPGEKLHESLMVADELPYLKILDDMFVVQSKSNVPHFTEAVEEHHHGLAQGSFSSQHTLHLTKDEIRELLRKENLLN from the coding sequence ATGACCAACGCATCATTTTATCAGGACAAGGAAGTACTCGTTACCGGCGGCTGCGGCTCGATTGGTTCTGAAATTGTCCGCCAGCTCATTGGATTGGGCGCGCGCATTGTCAAGGTGTTTGACAACGACGAGGAAGGCCACTTCAATCTCCAGCATGACCTTCCGTCAGAAAAAATCCGCCACCTTATCGGCGATGTGCGCAGCAAACAGCGCCTTGATTTTGCCATGAAAAATGTGGACATTATATTCCACGCTGCTGCGCTGAAGCATGTTCCATTATGCGAGTACAACCCATTCGAGGCGCTTCAGACGAATGTCATCGGCACACAAAACGCTCTTGATTCTGCACGCGAGCACAACGTCAAGCACTTTGTTTTTATCTCTACTGACAAAGCGGTCAATCCCATCAACACCATGGGCGCCACAAAACTGCTCGGCGAAAAATTAACCCTGACCGCAGACCTCGGTCCAACCGTTACCAAGTTTGCCTGCGTGCGTTTCGGCAATGTGCTCGGCTCAAGTGGTTCAGTCATTCCGATTTTCAAGCGCCAAATCCAGAAAGGAGGCCCCGTGACCTTAACATCACCTCACATGACACGATTCTGCATGTCACTCTCTGAGGCCGTCTCATTAATTTTGCGCGTGCCGCCGATTATGCAGGGAAAAGAAATTTTTATCCTCAAAATGAAAGCGCTCAAGGTCAAGGATCTTGCCGACGTATTGATTGAAGAGCTTGCGCCAAAACACGGACACGCTTCTTCGTCAATCGTGCTCAAAGAAATAGGTATCCGCCCCGGCGAAAAGCTCCACGAAAGCCTTATGGTTGCCGACGAGTTGCCCTATCTGAAAATTCTTGACGATATGTTTGTCGTACAATCAAAGTCAAACGTTCCACATTTCACTGAAGCGGTTGAGGAACACCATCATGGCCTTGCGCAGGGCTCATTTTCATCCCAACACACCCTGCATCTCACCAAAGACGAGATACGAGAATTACTTCGAAAAGAAAATTTGCTGAACTAA
- a CDS encoding DegT/DnrJ/EryC1/StrS family aminotransferase: MIPLSKPHITPADIRGVVQVLKSGQLSMGTKTEQFERQFAGRIGTAHALAVNSGTSGLHLALRACGIGERDEVITTPFSFVASANCILFEKAKPVFVDVDEETFNLNPALVKNAITEKTKALLPVHIFGQSCAMDELMAIARSHHLKVIEDACEALDATYHGKKVGTFGDAAVFAFYPNKQMTTGEGGMVVTNDAAIAELCNSMRNQGRDVKNMQWLTHHRLGYNYRMTEMSAALGCSQLAKLDMLLAKRIRIAQKYLKKLKTISGIILPKTAQGNTHTWFVFPVRVADGISRDKVIEGLHARGVASKAYFSPCIHLQPFYKTFGFKEGDFPIAEKISRTTLILPLYAQMTEKDINTVVAALTASIAEARQQDVPNVPQDVPGAV, from the coding sequence ATGATTCCCCTTTCCAAACCACACATCACCCCTGCTGACATTCGCGGTGTTGTGCAGGTGCTCAAGTCCGGCCAGCTTAGCATGGGCACCAAGACTGAACAGTTTGAGCGCCAGTTTGCCGGTCGCATCGGAACAGCGCACGCGCTTGCGGTTAACTCGGGCACGTCAGGGTTACATCTTGCGCTGCGCGCGTGCGGCATTGGCGAAAGAGATGAAGTTATTACCACTCCTTTTTCATTTGTTGCCTCGGCAAACTGTATTCTGTTTGAAAAAGCAAAGCCGGTGTTTGTTGACGTTGATGAAGAAACCTTCAACCTCAATCCTGCGCTCGTGAAAAACGCAATCACCGAAAAAACAAAAGCCCTGCTGCCCGTGCATATCTTTGGTCAGAGCTGTGCCATGGACGAGCTCATGGCGATTGCCCGTTCCCATCATCTCAAAGTTATCGAAGATGCATGCGAGGCGCTCGACGCAACGTACCACGGAAAAAAAGTGGGTACATTCGGTGACGCTGCAGTATTCGCGTTCTACCCAAACAAGCAAATGACGACGGGCGAAGGCGGCATGGTGGTTACCAACGACGCGGCCATTGCAGAGCTCTGCAACAGCATGCGCAATCAAGGCAGAGACGTCAAAAATATGCAATGGCTCACGCACCACCGATTGGGATATAATTACCGCATGACCGAGATGAGCGCCGCGCTCGGTTGCTCCCAGCTTGCGAAGCTCGATATGCTGCTTGCCAAGCGAATTCGTATTGCGCAAAAATACCTGAAAAAATTAAAAACTATTTCCGGCATCATTCTTCCGAAAACCGCACAGGGCAATACCCACACTTGGTTTGTATTTCCGGTGCGGGTTGCTGACGGAATCAGCAGGGACAAAGTCATTGAAGGGCTGCACGCCCGCGGCGTTGCGAGCAAGGCATACTTTTCGCCGTGCATTCACCTCCAGCCGTTCTACAAAACATTTGGCTTCAAAGAAGGTGACTTTCCCATCGCTGAAAAAATCAGCAGAACAACGCTCATTCTCCCGCTCTATGCGCAGATGACCGAAAAGGATATAAACACCGTCGTGGCAGCGCTGACTGCATCGATTGCCGAAGCACGGCAGCAGGATGTACCGAATGTACCACAGGATGTACCGGGGGCAGTATGA
- the neuC gene encoding UDP-N-acetylglucosamine 2-epimerase, whose amino-acid sequence MVTGTRAEYGILRPVIAAIKKHPHLELQLIAAGMHLSDEFGMTKNDIEQDGHQIDAAVAMLPETDDDGAMAVAAARGITGFVDAFKKISPGIVVVLGDRIEAFAATIAASFLNIPVAHVSGGDKTRAGRDEEMRHAITKFAKIHFPATKTSGERITKMGEDAWRVFVVGEPSIDTMLQERLLEKEELKKYALSLDFTKQYAVVVQHPVTTEAEKAGEQMRATLEAVHKEKIPALIFYPNADSGGRRMIEVIKEYEKIQGFLVAKSLPHTAYLSVLKHAAFIIGNSSSGIVEAPTLKVAAINIGIRQEGRECASNVVHVDDNEDNEQQIRRAITTVFSLSFREQLKNCINPYGSGDTSTKIAEVLATIPVNDRLLKKTITY is encoded by the coding sequence GTGGTGACAGGCACACGGGCAGAATATGGTATTCTTCGGCCAGTCATTGCAGCAATCAAAAAACATCCCCACCTTGAGCTCCAGCTCATTGCAGCGGGCATGCATTTAAGCGACGAATTCGGCATGACAAAAAATGATATTGAACAGGACGGACATCAAATTGATGCTGCTGTTGCAATGCTGCCGGAAACTGATGATGACGGGGCAATGGCAGTTGCAGCAGCACGGGGCATCACTGGATTTGTTGATGCATTCAAAAAAATAAGTCCGGGCATTGTGGTGGTGCTTGGCGACCGCATTGAGGCATTCGCCGCAACCATTGCCGCATCTTTTCTGAATATTCCGGTTGCCCATGTTTCGGGCGGCGACAAAACACGCGCAGGCAGAGACGAGGAAATGCGCCATGCCATTACCAAATTTGCAAAGATTCATTTTCCAGCAACCAAAACCAGCGGCGAACGCATCACCAAAATGGGCGAAGATGCATGGCGGGTGTTTGTCGTCGGGGAGCCAAGCATTGATACCATGCTGCAGGAACGGCTGCTGGAAAAAGAAGAGCTTAAAAAATATGCCCTTTCTCTTGATTTCACCAAGCAGTATGCTGTTGTAGTGCAGCATCCTGTCACCACCGAAGCTGAAAAAGCAGGAGAACAGATGCGCGCCACGCTCGAAGCAGTGCACAAGGAAAAAATCCCTGCGCTTATCTTTTATCCCAACGCAGACAGCGGCGGCAGACGAATGATTGAGGTCATTAAAGAATATGAAAAGATACAAGGATTCTTGGTGGCAAAAAGTCTCCCGCATACTGCCTATCTTAGCGTGCTGAAGCATGCAGCGTTCATCATCGGCAACTCAAGCAGTGGCATTGTCGAAGCGCCGACGCTCAAAGTGGCTGCAATAAATATCGGCATCCGACAGGAAGGCCGCGAATGTGCGTCGAATGTGGTTCATGTCGATGACAATGAAGACAATGAACAACAAATTCGCCGTGCAATTACAACAGTTTTTTCCCTGTCATTCAGGGAACAGCTGAAAAACTGCATCAATCCCTACGGCAGCGGTGACACCAGCACAAAGATTGCTGAAGTGCTCGCCACGATTCCGGTCAACGACCGGCTGTTAAAAAAAACAATTACCTACTGA
- a CDS encoding DegT/DnrJ/EryC1/StrS family aminotransferase, whose protein sequence is MTREIGSDFHLPLGLVVSGKKTVWSTGQTLLASGRACLKAIIRQESLAEKTILIPAYLCDSVLLPLQQENMKIIFYTVTKKLEIDEKDLLKKIKKENPSAVLIIHYFGWIQPNIQTICAEIKKQTKQQCIIIEDLVQTYLTEYSPSGDYWFNSYRKFLPVADGAFLGGKKIPTPLPCFPAARILALLLKNSRALKPLYRALFTHHEQKAVNGKKVEGMSRFSKYVLARINESAVKNIRRANYEYLAQRLGAETTAKMFHQKLPAMVCPLGLPIIAKNRNTRDALQKYLIGQRIYCPVHWKLPPEIRKKEFPESHAVSEQILTIPIDQRYTQKDMERIAQCLKK, encoded by the coding sequence ATGACACGCGAAATTGGAAGTGATTTTCATCTGCCTCTGGGGCTGGTGGTTTCAGGGAAGAAAACGGTGTGGAGTACTGGCCAAACGCTGCTCGCAAGCGGCCGCGCGTGTCTCAAAGCGATTATCAGACAAGAATCGCTTGCAGAAAAAACAATTTTGATTCCTGCATATCTGTGCGATTCAGTTCTTCTGCCGTTACAGCAAGAAAATATGAAAATTATTTTTTACACGGTGACAAAAAAGTTGGAGATTGACGAAAAAGACCTGCTCAAAAAAATAAAAAAAGAAAACCCCTCCGCAGTCCTTATCATCCATTACTTTGGGTGGATACAGCCGAATATACAAACTATCTGCGCAGAAATAAAAAAACAAACAAAACAACAGTGCATCATTATTGAGGATCTCGTGCAAACGTATCTCACTGAATATAGCCCGTCAGGTGATTACTGGTTTAACAGCTACCGCAAGTTTCTGCCGGTTGCTGACGGCGCATTTCTTGGCGGGAAAAAAATCCCCACCCCACTGCCCTGCTTCCCGGCAGCACGCATACTCGCATTGCTGTTAAAAAATAGTCGCGCACTCAAGCCGCTGTACCGTGCATTGTTTACCCACCATGAGCAAAAAGCAGTGAATGGAAAAAAAGTTGAGGGAATGTCGCGTTTTTCAAAATATGTGCTGGCACGGATTAATGAAAGTGCAGTAAAAAATATCCGGCGAGCGAATTATGAGTATCTGGCGCAACGGCTCGGCGCCGAAACAACGGCGAAAATGTTCCATCAAAAGCTCCCCGCAATGGTGTGCCCGCTGGGCCTTCCCATCATCGCCAAAAACAGAAATACTCGAGATGCACTCCAAAAATATTTAATAGGCCAAAGAATATACTGTCCGGTGCACTGGAAGCTTCCACCTGAAATACGAAAAAAAGAGTTTCCCGAAAGCCATGCAGTCAGCGAGCAGATACTCACGATTCCGATTGATCAGCGGTATACACAAAAAGATATGGAGCGGATTGCCCAATGCCTCAAGAAATAA
- a CDS encoding GNAT family N-acetyltransferase gives MPQEIKKTKKEKKIQEVSVYTTADAGWNQYVDAAPAPDIYFRAEYARIYETSYTQAVDSTFGGKALLFVLGTKKEFVALPVLKRPIPGTELFDLCSPYGYSGPLVKAENPAAVVAEFYAALERYAQAEGIVSAFVRFNPVLNNHREEQGAERINTTVIVDLRKTAQELVMEMDKKARTAMRKAQREGVIVETIPCGKGSEKEQTAVHELTLLYIASMRKRNAAPHYFFPQIFFENTVEMLGKSAVIFVARYRNQPISAAIFMHAYGNMHYHFSGIDPEYQRLYPTNLLLMEAAMWGKKNGCTVLHLGGGTSSSDQDPLFRFKAAFARGRSEYYVKKIIFDQKKYDALANKRKEELRQQGKEPKQAFFPAYRG, from the coding sequence ATGCCTCAAGAAATAAAAAAAACAAAAAAAGAAAAAAAGATACAAGAAGTAAGTGTGTACACCACGGCGGATGCTGGATGGAACCAGTATGTTGATGCAGCTCCGGCTCCTGACATTTATTTTCGTGCAGAATACGCGCGCATCTATGAAACCAGCTACACGCAGGCAGTTGATAGCACGTTCGGCGGCAAGGCGCTTCTGTTTGTGCTGGGCACCAAAAAAGAATTTGTTGCACTCCCCGTATTGAAGCGCCCGATTCCCGGCACAGAACTGTTTGATCTTTGCTCGCCGTACGGCTACTCCGGCCCGCTTGTTAAAGCAGAAAATCCGGCAGCAGTGGTTGCTGAATTTTATGCAGCGCTGGAGAGGTATGCGCAGGCAGAGGGAATTGTCAGCGCGTTTGTGCGGTTCAACCCTGTGCTGAACAATCATCGCGAGGAGCAGGGTGCAGAACGGATCAATACGACCGTTATCGTTGACCTGCGCAAAACAGCACAAGAATTAGTTATGGAGATGGACAAAAAAGCGCGCACCGCCATGCGCAAGGCGCAGCGCGAAGGAGTAATTGTTGAAACCATTCCCTGCGGTAAGGGAAGCGAGAAAGAGCAGACCGCAGTCCACGAATTGACACTCTTGTATATCGCATCCATGCGAAAAAGAAATGCCGCGCCCCACTATTTTTTCCCCCAGATATTTTTTGAAAATACCGTTGAAATGCTCGGCAAAAGCGCAGTTATTTTTGTTGCGCGCTACCGGAACCAGCCCATCAGCGCGGCAATTTTCATGCACGCGTATGGAAACATGCATTATCATTTTTCAGGCATTGATCCGGAATATCAGCGGCTCTATCCCACGAACCTGCTCTTGATGGAGGCGGCAATGTGGGGAAAAAAGAATGGATGCACAGTCCTTCATCTCGGCGGCGGTACGAGCAGCAGCGACCAGGATCCACTGTTCCGTTTCAAAGCAGCATTTGCCCGCGGCCGTAGTGAATATTATGTTAAAAAAATTATTTTTGATCAAAAAAAGTATGATGCACTGGCAAACAAGCGGAAAGAAGAATTACGCCAGCAGGGCAAAGAGCCAAAGCAGGCATTTTTCCCGGCATATCGCGGATGA
- a CDS encoding SDR family oxidoreductase, whose protein sequence is MLKNHFDITGKVALITGGAGLLGPVYARALAASGATVVLADILTEKVEEEAKKISAEHGTPCVGIHLNLLEQASIRDAVSFVVNTFGKIDILINNAQGVPKDEKETFEEYLPEHWDFTSNVNLRGTFLCTQEVGKHMLKNSGTKSGSEKGVIINISSIYGAYAPDQRIYFDGMKKSLSPSPAVYSATKGGIIALTKYLAAYYGGKGIRVNCVSPGGVFTNQDAAFVQNYSRRVPMGRMAQKEELAGIVVFLASGASTYITGQNIFVDGGLSCW, encoded by the coding sequence ATGCTTAAAAACCATTTTGACATCACCGGAAAAGTAGCGCTCATTACCGGCGGGGCTGGTCTGTTAGGGCCAGTCTATGCGCGTGCGCTTGCCGCATCCGGCGCAACCGTTGTCCTTGCTGATATTCTCACGGAAAAAGTGGAAGAAGAAGCAAAAAAAATTTCAGCAGAGCACGGCACACCATGTGTGGGTATTCATTTGAATCTTCTTGAACAGGCGTCCATTCGCGATGCTGTTTCTTTTGTAGTGAACACATTTGGCAAAATTGACATCCTCATCAACAATGCGCAAGGCGTTCCCAAGGATGAAAAAGAAACCTTTGAAGAGTACCTGCCAGAGCACTGGGATTTCACGTCGAATGTGAATCTTCGGGGCACTTTTTTGTGCACACAGGAAGTGGGCAAGCACATGCTGAAAAATTCAGGCACCAAATCGGGCTCTGAAAAGGGCGTCATCATCAACATCTCATCCATCTATGGTGCCTACGCGCCTGACCAGCGCATTTATTTTGATGGCATGAAAAAATCACTTTCCCCCAGCCCAGCGGTGTACTCCGCAACCAAGGGCGGCATTATTGCGCTCACCAAATATCTCGCAGCGTATTACGGCGGCAAAGGCATTCGCGTGAACTGCGTCAGCCCCGGCGGGGTGTTCACCAATCAAGATGCTGCGTTTGTTCAGAATTATTCACGCCGTGTGCCGATGGGGCGCATGGCACAGAAAGAAGAGCTCGCCGGCATTGTGGTATTTCTTGCATCAGGCGCGTCGACCTACATCACTGGCCAGAATATTTTTGTTGATGGCGGATTAAGCTGCTGGTAA